A region of the Vibrio tubiashii genome:
AAGAAACACGGGTGTTCTCGGTTTTAGAACCGTCATCGAAGTCGATTGAACCGTCGCTACGTACTGTGACGTTCTCTAGTAGAGCATCGCGACGAATCGCATTGTAGATGTCTGGCTCAGCTTCTTTAGATAGCTTGATGGTTTTCGCGTAACAGCCACCCTCGAAATTGAAGATACCGTCATCATCCCAGCCGTGCTCATCATCGCCGATTAGCTCACGTTTAGGGTCGGTAGATAGTGTGGTTTTGCCTGTACCAGATAGGCCGAAGAACACAGCAACATCGCCGTTTTCTTTACACTTGTTGGCGCTACAGTGCATAGAAGCAATATCTTTAAGAGGAAGGAAGTAGTTCATCATTGCGAACATGCCTTTCTTCATCTCACCGCCGTACCAAGTACCGCCAATAAGCTGCATGCGTTCAGTCAGGTTAAATACCGTGAAGTTTTCAGAGTTGAGGCCGTGTTCTTCCCATTTCTGGTTAGTACATTTCGCACCGTTCATGACCACGAAATCAGGTTCGAAGGTGGCTAGCTCTTTTTCAGATGGGCGGATGAACATGTTCTTCACGAAGTGCGCTTGCCACGCTACTTCAGTGATAACACGAATGCTTAAACGAGTGTCTGGGTTGGCACCACAGTAACCGTCAATGACGAAAACACGTTTGCCTGACAGCTGATTAGTGACGAGCTGTTTAAGATCATTCCATACCGCTTGATCAATAGGTTTATTGTCGTTTTTCACCGCGTCGGATGTCCACCACATATGTTCTTCTGTAGTTGCGTCTTTTACGATGTACTTATCTTTTGGTGAGCGTCCAGTAAAAATACCGGTATCAACAGCGACTGCGCCTAGCTCGGTGACCACGCCTTTTTCATAGCCTTCCAGATCCGCGCGAGTTTCTTCTTCGAACAACATCTCGTAGCTTGGGTTACGAATAACCTCTTTAACGTTTTGAAGCCCGTGTTTGGTAAGATCGATTGTTGCAGCCTTTGTATGTTCCATAACGGTCATAGGTGCTCCTTATAGGAATATTTTGTAGGGATTTTGTAATGATTTTTTAATTTTTATCTGCTCACCATGCTAGCAATGGGCCTCGTAGAAAACAGGGATATAGCTCAAAAAATACCCGTGTTTTTAGTGGGGTTTTAAGCGACACATCACATATTGGTGGAGTTAGTTTATCGTGTGCGCAAAGCTTTGCGCTAGAGCAAAATAATTATTAATTGATAAAAATTAACAGGTTAATTTATTACGGCTAAGGCTAGGTATTGCGGGGGATTGATCACAAAAAGGCCAGCGTGCGCTGGCCTTTTGAAGGGTAAATTACAGTCTTGCTATGCTGTAAAAATTAATGCAGTGTTTTGTTGCCTGAATCTGTTTGATTGAACAGCTCAGATACCTGTGCTTCGTCGAACGTATAGTTCGTGCCGCAGTAATCACAATGTAAAGAAATTGAACCAACCTCAGCCAAAATGTCATTTATTTCCGCACGGTCGATGGTAACAATCGCTGCGCCACTGCGCTCACGAGAACAGCCACAGAAGAACTCGACGGCTTGCGGATCAAACAGACGAACTTTTTCTTGGTTGTAGAGACGGTAAAGCAATTCGTTCGCTTCAAGGCTAAACAGCTCTTCATCTTTTACTGTATCTGTCAGCTGCTCTAAGTGCTCAAAGTCTTCTGGTGTACCAGTACCGTCAGGCATAACCTGAATTAGCATACCTGCCGCACGCTGTTGGCCTTCGTGCTCACCAGTACGCAGCCAGATGCGAGTTTTAAGCTGCTCTGAGTTGGCAAAGTAGCTTTCTAGGATTTCAGATAAGTTGTCGCCGTCTAGGCCAACGATACCTTGGTAGCGTTCACCTTTCTTAGGGTCGATGGTAATCACCAGATGGCCTTTACCCATCATGTCATGAATAGTCGCGTTATCTGCGATATCACCATCCCAACGAGCAACACCACGGATTTTCTGATCGTGATCGCCATTGATAACGGCCAGTGATACCGGGCCATCACCTTGCAGTTGCATAGTGATAGAACCTTCAAACTTTAACGTTGCCGTTAATAAGGTGGTTGAAACCAATAGCTCACCAAGCAGCTTTTGTAGTGGTGCTGGGTATTCCTTGCTAGAAACAATACGTTGGTAAGCGTCATCCAATTGTACCAACTCACCACGAACTGAAAGATCTTCAAATAAGTAGCGGTTCAAAACATTGCTTGCCATGTGGCGATTCCTCGTAAATCTGCTAGAGCTTATTGGTGTTTAAATTTAATAATATCGCGGCGCTGCTTTTTATCAGGGCGGCGGTCTGGGCTAGGGTTATGGGCGTGAAGTTTGCGACGTGCTGCATTCTCTTCACGTTTACTTAGACTCTCTGCTGTTTCAGAGTAGAGCGTTTGCGCTTCTGGAGCTCCGCGACGTTGGTCAGAAATTTTCTCTATGACCACAGTTTTTTCTTCGTGCCCTTGTCTTAAGCTAATCACCGCACCGAGTTCGACAGCCTTGCTTGGCTTGCTGCGCTGACCATTATAATGGACTTTGCCACCATCGACCATGTTGCGCGCGATGGAGCGAGTTTTATAAAATCGTGCAGCCCATAGCCATTTATCGAGTCTTACTGCTTCGGTTTGGGAACCCATTGTATTTCTTGCCCTCTAAGGTGGTGAATGTTTATTCCATTCAGATGCAGTAACAATGGTGACGAATGTGGCATTTTTCAAGCGAGATCATAAAAATTAAACGCTAAGAAAGCGACGTTCGGTGGTTTTATGTTTAGCTTGTTTCATATTTTGATACAATGATCCGCTACATCTTTGATAACTAATATTAACTTCCGTTATACAGGGCTTAATACCATATTCTTAACGGGTGCAATACGGCTCCAAGCCAGCGAGAAAGGGACAGCGAGTGCAGCAAAACAGGGTAATGACACTACTTAAATTCGGTGAGGCGCTTAGAGACGTTGCGATGCAGCAGCGTATCAGCTACGTAGTGATGATGCTTCTACTCACAATCAGTGCATGGATCGCTGGGCAGATGCTTTGGCAACCGTGGAGCGCATCGTCAGTATCGAAATGGCAGCCGAGTGGCGTGGTTAGCGCAGGCTCGTCTAGCTCATCGCAACTCGATATCTCTGAGCTACAGAACAGCAATCTATTCGGTAAGTACCGAGAAAGTGCGCCAGTTGTCGAGCAACCCAAGGTACAAGATGCGCCGAAAAGTCGCTTGAATGTGGTGCTAGTGGGTGTGGTCACTAGTTCGAACCCAGAGAAAAGTTTAGCGGTGATTGCTAATCGTGGTCAGCAGGCGACCTATGGCATAAATGAGGTGATTGAAGGCACTCGCGCTAAGCTTGTTCAAGTCCAGTCCGATCGTGTCATCATCGACAATTCAGGTCGTAATGAAACCGTTATGCTCGAAGGTCTGAAATATACCAAACCATCAGTAACGGCAGTTAAAGCACCAGAAAGTGTGACACGCAGTCAGGTTTCACCAGACTCATTAAATAAAATTCGCGAAGAAATCCGCCAAGATGCTAAACAGATCTTCCAATATGTGCGGATGTCTCAAGTAAAACAAGATGGAGAGGTGGTTGGCTACCGCCTTTCTCCTGGTAAAGATAGAGCGTTGTTTGACGCTGTTGGTCTTAAACCGGGTGATATCGCAATTTCAATAAATGGACTGGATCTCAAAGATTCTGCGGCAATGGGAGAAGTGTTTAGAAGCTTGTCCCAGTTGACTGAACTCAACTTAACAGTAGAACGAAACGGTCAACCACACGAAATATACATTGAATTATAAGGTTGTCGCAGCAGCGTCAGCGATCCGAGGAGTACAGAGTGAACCATTGGCTTAAAAAAAGCGCATGGCTTTTAGCAGGAAGCTTATTAACGTCACCTGCAGTGGTGGTAGCAAATGATTTTAGTGCCAGCTTTAAAGGCACAGATATACAAGAATTTATCAATATTGTTGGCCGTAACTTAGAAAAAACCATCATTGTTGATCCTTCGGTGAGAGGCAAAGTCGATGTGCGTAGCTACGACATGTTGACTGAAGAGCAGTACTACAGCTTTTTCCTCAATGTGCTCGAAGTGTACGGCTTTGCTGTGGTGGAAATGGACAATGGCATCTTAAAGGTCATCAAAGACAAAGATGCAAAAACATCGGCAGTGCCTGTTGTCGGTGATGGCAGTATCAATGGTGATGAAGTGGTCACCCGAGTCGTCGCAGTGCGTAATGTCTCAGTGCGTGAATTATCCCCTCTGTTGCGTCAGCTTAACGATAATGCGGGTGCGGGTAACGTGGTTCACTATGACCCAGCAAACATTATCCTAATTACGGGTCGCGCGGCGGTGGTTAATCGTCTGGCGGACATTATCAAGCGTGTTGACCAAGCGGGTGACAAAGAAATTGAAGTGGTTGAACTAGATAATGCGTCAGCCGCAGAAATGGTGCGTATTGTTGAAGCTCTGAACAAAACCACCGATGCCAAAAACACACCTGCCTTTCTTCAACCTAAATTGGTCGCTGATGATAGAACCAACTCGATTCTGATCTCTGGTGATCCGCAGGTACGTGAGCGCCTACGTAAGTTGATCAAACAGCTCGATATTGAGATGGCATCAAAGGGCAATAACCGCGTGGTTTACCTTAAGTATGCCAAAGCAGAAGATTTGGTTGATGTGCTAAAAGGCGTGTC
Encoded here:
- the pckA gene encoding phosphoenolpyruvate carboxykinase (ATP) → MTVMEHTKAATIDLTKHGLQNVKEVIRNPSYEMLFEEETRADLEGYEKGVVTELGAVAVDTGIFTGRSPKDKYIVKDATTEEHMWWTSDAVKNDNKPIDQAVWNDLKQLVTNQLSGKRVFVIDGYCGANPDTRLSIRVITEVAWQAHFVKNMFIRPSEKELATFEPDFVVMNGAKCTNQKWEEHGLNSENFTVFNLTERMQLIGGTWYGGEMKKGMFAMMNYFLPLKDIASMHCSANKCKENGDVAVFFGLSGTGKTTLSTDPKRELIGDDEHGWDDDGIFNFEGGCYAKTIKLSKEAEPDIYNAIRRDALLENVTVRSDGSIDFDDGSKTENTRVSYPIEHIENIVKPVSKAGHANKVIFLSADAFGVLPPVSKLTPEQTKYHFLSGFTAKLAGTERGITEPTPTFSACFGAAFLTLHPTKYAEVLVKRMEAAGAEAYLVNTGWNGSGKRISIQDTRGIIDAILDGSIENAETKHIPIFNLEVPTALHDVDPAILDPRDTYTDPLQWESKAKDLAERFINNFDKYTDNDEGKSLVAAGPQLD
- the hslO gene encoding Hsp33 family molecular chaperone HslO — translated: MASNVLNRYLFEDLSVRGELVQLDDAYQRIVSSKEYPAPLQKLLGELLVSTTLLTATLKFEGSITMQLQGDGPVSLAVINGDHDQKIRGVARWDGDIADNATIHDMMGKGHLVITIDPKKGERYQGIVGLDGDNLSEILESYFANSEQLKTRIWLRTGEHEGQQRAAGMLIQVMPDGTGTPEDFEHLEQLTDTVKDEELFSLEANELLYRLYNQEKVRLFDPQAVEFFCGCSRERSGAAIVTIDRAEINDILAEVGSISLHCDYCGTNYTFDEAQVSELFNQTDSGNKTLH
- the hslR gene encoding ribosome-associated heat shock protein Hsp15, whose product is MGSQTEAVRLDKWLWAARFYKTRSIARNMVDGGKVHYNGQRSKPSKAVELGAVISLRQGHEEKTVVIEKISDQRRGAPEAQTLYSETAESLSKREENAARRKLHAHNPSPDRRPDKKQRRDIIKFKHQ
- the gspC gene encoding type II secretion system protein GspC, with translation MTLLKFGEALRDVAMQQRISYVVMMLLLTISAWIAGQMLWQPWSASSVSKWQPSGVVSAGSSSSSQLDISELQNSNLFGKYRESAPVVEQPKVQDAPKSRLNVVLVGVVTSSNPEKSLAVIANRGQQATYGINEVIEGTRAKLVQVQSDRVIIDNSGRNETVMLEGLKYTKPSVTAVKAPESVTRSQVSPDSLNKIREEIRQDAKQIFQYVRMSQVKQDGEVVGYRLSPGKDRALFDAVGLKPGDIAISINGLDLKDSAAMGEVFRSLSQLTELNLTVERNGQPHEIYIEL